A section of the Cydia splendana chromosome 1, ilCydSple1.2, whole genome shotgun sequence genome encodes:
- the LOC134798400 gene encoding keratin, type I cytoskeletal 9-like, translating to MKVFVCLLALAVAARAGSIGWSSGGGGGYGGGGGGWSGGGGGGGWPSGGSSGWSSGGGGGYGGGGWSGGGGGGGHGGGGQVKIIKIITTGGGGGGGGGWKSGGGGGGFSGWPSGGSSGWSSGGSSGWPSSGSSGWSSGGYGGGSGGGWKSGGGGGYGGGSSGWSLGGSSGGWKSGGGGGYGGGSGGWSLGGGGGGWKSGGSW from the exons ATGAAG GTATTCGTGTGCTTGTTGGCTTTGGCCGTAGCGGCGCGCGCTGGCTCTATTGGCTGGTCcagcggcggcggtggcggctacggcggcggcggcggcggctggtcgggcggcggcggtggcggcggctgGCCGAGTGGCGGCAGCAGTGGCTGGTCTAGCGGTGGTGGCGGCGGCTATGGAGGCGGCGGCTggtcgggcggcggcggcggcggtggccaCGGCGGTGGTGGAC AAGTGAAGATCATTAAAATCATCACCACCGGCGGCGGCGGA ggcggcggcggcggctggaagagcggcggcggcggtggcggcttCTCCGGTTGGCCCAGCGGTGGTTCATCCGGTTGGTCAAGCGGTGGATCCTCCGGTTGGCCCAGCAGCGGCTCCTCCGGCTGGTCGAGCGGCGGCTATGGTGGCGGCAGCGGCGGAGGATGGAAGTCCGGTGGCGGCGGCGGGTACGGCGGCGGCAGCAGCGGCTGGTCGCTCGGAGGTAGCAGCGGCGGATGGAAatctggcggcggcggcggctatggcggcggcagcggcggctGGTCGCTcggtggcggcggcggtggcTGGAAGTCCGGCGGATCATGGTGA
- the LOC134793181 gene encoding uncharacterized protein LOC134793181, producing MMHALRKRKHLAVQLGTDEFKRCDRCDKADGSAIFACGHPGCSDCVARRECQTCAPLMEPSSDRPLLDGLHTKASTPLQDTLQTDEYHKQRISEKLRVEKELFPECIQAPAKYINKRKSLNVSKKGKENRHSTIFPGEDISSSTEFTMNKSRSYVQEWLSKQSSPSFGPQPRSPFSDLKVNTHHNQPHSTPVKAIQKGNVAKIGTRQSNRKRPRLKQTPTTLSNTSLENFLKPVEKAEAKKAKRLKQEFDDPKHVESKGVGTHLNNENVIEIDECYTIEDTQDQIVDKDKMALLEVQKASRKESVEIIEDTEENTPHSHKMPHVPFLKKSYLFENCTQCIDASMNTLTDIEKCSHKNTPIKSNDVSITVENKSFIATISIVDCNPGKKQSTAVQTVENPFMGFEQPSEEDSASLIAKMKEYIETAKGKDLVKGDMPETDSQKTSCTDVILEEQVKKADENIQEDNMAKFGHSSEHDFGVLNALDGAGFQNKRPRRGRGATPDSNNSSDKENCDPNRNKRLAKKKKNKK from the exons ATGATGCATGCTTTGCGTAAGCGTAAACATCTCGCTGTTCAATTGGGGACAGATGAGTTCAAACGCTGTGATCGTTG TGATAAAGCGGATGGGAGCGCGATATTCGCCTGCGGTCACCCTGGTTGTAGTGACTGCGTGGCTAGGAGAGAGTGCCAGACTTGTGCACCATTAATGGAACCAAGCTCCGATCGACCTCTATTGGATGGCCTCCACACTAAAGCCTCAACACCTCTTCAGGATACTTTACAAACAGATG AGTACCATAAGCAGAGGATATCCGAAAAATTAAGGGTGGAAAAAGAATTGTTCCCAGAATGCATTCAAGCTCCTGCTAAGTATATCAATAAGAGGAAAAGCTTAAATGTATCTAAGAAGGGTAAAGAAAATAGACACAGTACCATATTTCCTGGAGAAGATATATCATCATCAACAGAGTTTACAATGAATAAATCAAGATCATATGTTCAAGAATGGCTGAGCAAGCAATCAAGTCCTTCTTTTGGGCCACAGCCTCGCTCACCCTTCTCAGACCTTAAAGTAAATACTCACCACAACCAGCCACATTCCACCCCAGTAAAAGCCATACAAAAAGGAAATGTTGCAAAGATAGGAACCAGGCAATCAAATAGAAAAAGACCAAGGTTAAAACAAACACCCACAACACTGAGTAACACAAGTCTTGAAAACTTCTTAAAACCTGTAGAAAAAGCCGAGGCTAAGAAGGCTAAAAGATTGAAGCAAGAATTTGATGACCCCAAGCATGTGGAATCCAAAGGGGTGGGCACACATCTAAATAATGAGAATGTAATTGAGATTGATGAATGCTATACTATAGAAGACACACAGGATCAGATTGTTGATAAAGATAAAATGGCTCTCTTAGAGGTGCAGAAAGCCAGTCGCAAGGAATCTGTGGAAATAATAGAAGATACTGAAGAAAATACTCCACATTCACACAAAATGCCACATGTGCCATTTTTGAAGAAGAGTTACCTTTTTGAAAACTGTACACAATGCATTGATGCTAGCATGAACACTTTAACTGATATTGAAAAATGTTCACACAAGAATACTCCAATTAAGTCTAATGATGTCTCTATAACTGTAGAGAACAAAAGTTTTATAGCTACTATTAGTATAGTTGATTGTAATCCTGGTAAAAAACAGTCAACTGCAGTTCAAACAGTGGAAAACCCATTCATGGGATTTGAACAGCCATCGGAAGAGGATTCTGCATCACTTATAGCTAAGATGAAAGAATATATTGAAACTGCAAAAGGAAAGGACTTAGTAAAAGGTGATATGCCAGAGACTGATTCTCAAAAGACTTCTTGTACGGATGTAATTTTGGAGGAACAAGTTAAGAAGGCTGATGAAAACATCCAGGAGGATAATATGGCTAAATTTGGTCATAGCAGTGAACA CGATTTTGGTGTTCTGAATGCATTAGATGGAGCTGGTTTCCAAAACAAGAGGCCCAGGCGAGGCCGCGGCGCCACGCCGGACAGCAACAACTCCTCCGACAAAGAGAACTGTGATCCCAACAGGAATAAAAGACTGGctaaaaagaagaaaaataaaaaataa
- the LOC134793398 gene encoding menin, which produces MSELSQYKKVFPIDSIQKVYELFEEQLRSDNEPDLALFSIIVGAVENNLTNVKNCDKDVNIINVLTNKLAKIKFPCVEWEEVKDLHERFVSLMRSGVDAKLLAGEYATRELVKRVADVVWNSLTRSYYKDRAHLQSIYSFLTGNKLDCFGVAFAVTAGCQVLGKRDVHLALSEDHAWVVFGKDGTETAEVTWHGKGNEDKRGRSVEDGMLARSWLYVAGKPVVCTRLMELAALVSSINITLTPTIDVHEVAQMQHRLLWLLYENGCLDMYPMALGNLGDLDEYMKLSNCSDQSENTLPEDTSKSASRPDSAALYTQAIRSSRTHYEDRHVYPYTFQGGYYHRHKMYKEAFHAWACAGDVIRHYNYSRDDEEIYKEFSEIANELIPQLMKVESSGHSARSILKDPECFASLLRFYDGICKWEEGSQTPILHIGWAKPLVSTISKFDAEVRAQVHIICSLDDSEKSESESKEEENKWNNNSESGELSVREQLTAAVNSRPRVTLHSHKMAALQPLLLAERLNTHALQLQLTAQSQLQRPQAPAKRRDDDDANTSRAKRARRER; this is translated from the exons ATGTCCGAATTATcacaatataaaaaagtatttcCCATCGATAGTATACAAAAAGTATACGAATTGTTTGAAGAACAACTACGCAGTGACAATGAACCTGATTTGGCTCTATTTTCTATCATCGTCGGTGCAGTCGAGAATAACTTAACTAATGTTAAGAACTGCGATAAAGATGTAAACATAATTAACGTGTTGACAAATAAGCTTGCCAAGATTAAATTTCCATGCGTAGAATGGGAGGAAGTGAAGGATCTGCACGAGCGGTTCGTGTCTTTGATGCGCAGCGGCGTGGACGCGAAGCTGCTGGCCGGCGAGTATGCGACCCGCGAGCTGGTGAAGCGGGTAGCCGATGTGGTGTGGAACTCGCTGACGCGCAGCTACTACAAGGACCGCGCGCACTTACAGTCCATCTACAGCTTTCTCACTGGAAACAAGCTTGACTGCTTCGGCGTGGCTTTTGCCGTCACCGCGGGATGCCAAGTGCTTGGCAAGAGGGATGTGCACCTTGCGCTGTCTGAGGATCATGCTTGGGTAGTGTTTGGGAAAGACGGGACTGAAACAGCAGAG gtGACATGGCATGGAAAAGGCAATGAAGACAAGAGAGGCCGGTCCGTAGAGGATGGAATGCTGGCCCGTTCCTGGCTGTATGTAGCGGGCAAGCCTGTGGTGTGCACCCGGCTGATGGAGCTGGCGGCACTGGTGTCTTCCATCAACATCACTCTCACCCCGACTATTGATGTTCATGAAGTGGCACAAATGCAGCACAGGCTACTTTGGCTTCTATATGAGAAtg GATGCCTAGACATGTACCCAATGGCGCTGGGTAACCTTGGTGACTTAGACGAGTACATGAAATTATCAAACTGCTCCGATCAGTCAGAAAACACGCTGCCCGAAGACACCTCCAAAAGTGCCTCTAGACCGGATTCAGCTGCCTTATACACCCAAGCAATCCGTTCCTCAAGAACACACTATGAGGACCGGCATGTGTACCCGTACACGTTTCAGGGAGGGTATTACCATCGGCATAAGATGTACAAGGAAGCGTTTCATGCTTGGGCGTGTGCGGGTGACGTCATTCGACA TTACAACTATTCTCGGGACGATGAAGAAATCTACAAGGAATTTTCGGAAATCGCCAACGAGCTAATACCCCAGTTAATGAAGGTTGAGAGCTCTGGACATTCGGCGCGGTCGATTCTTAAAGATCCAGAATGTTTCGCTTCCCTTTTAAG ATTTTACGATGGAATATGTAAATGGGAAGAGGGTAGCCAGACGCCCATCCTGCACATAGGCTGGGCTAAGCCGCTAGTCAGCACTATATCCAAATTCGACGCCGAAGTTCGAGCGCAG GTCCACATCATATGCAGCCTCGACGACTCCGAGAAATCCGAGTCCGAAAGCAAAGAGGAGGAGAACAAATGGAATAACAATTCAGAAAGCGGGGAGCTATCCGTCCGGGAGCAGCTCACCGCGGCCGTCAACAGTCGACCACGAGTTACCCTACACAGTCACAAGATGGCGGCACTACAGCCGTTGTTACTAGCGGAACGTTTGAATACGCATGCGTTGCAGCTGCAGTTAACGGCGCAGAGTCAGTTGCAGCGGCCGCAGGCGCCCGCTAAGCGACGCGACGATGACGACGCTAATACTAGTCGCGCTAAGCGCGCCAGGCGCGAGCGCTGA